The proteins below come from a single Rhinoraja longicauda isolate Sanriku21f chromosome 5, sRhiLon1.1, whole genome shotgun sequence genomic window:
- the sf3b6 gene encoding splicing factor 3B subunit 6, with protein MAMQAAKRANIRLPPEVNRILYIRNLPYKITAEEMYDIFGKYGPIRQIRVGNTPETRGTAYVVYEDIFDAKNACDHLSGFNVCNRYLVVLYYNANRAFQKMDTKKKEEQLKILKEKYGINTETK; from the exons ATGGCGATGCAAGCGGCCAAACGGGCCAAC ATTCGTTTGCCACCTGAAGTAAACCGCATCTTGTACATAAGAAACTTGCCATACAAAATAACAGCTGAAGAAATGTATGATATCTTTGGGAAATATGGACCAATCAGACAAATCAGAGT TGGAAATACACCCGAGACGAGAGGAACTGCTTATGTGGTATATGAAGACATTTTTGATGCCAAGAATGCTTGTGATCACTTGTCGGGATTTAATGTTTGCAACAGATACCTTGTAGTGTTATACTACAACGCCAACAGG GCATTCCAGAAGATGGATACAAAGAAAAAGGAAGAGCAACTCAAAATTCTTAAGGAAAAATACGGAATCAACACAGAAACAAAATGA